DNA sequence from the Desulfomicrobium macestii genome:
GCCATGTTTTCGGGCCACACCGTTGACATAACGGCTGAGGTTGAGGCCCAGATAGGTCATGTTCAGGGTGGTCCCTTCATGGAGAACGCCTTCCAGGTCGAAGAAATCATCCCGCTCGCCGATGACCTTGCGTGCCAGCTCCAGCGGAAACTTGTCATGACCGGCCGGAACAGGGGTGTGGGTGGTAAAAACGCAATGGTCGCGGACCGTATCCAGGTCCTGCGCCATGATCGATTTCCTTCCGGCCTGTTTCGCCGCCTCGTCAAGCAGCGCCAGAGTCAAAAGGGCGGCATGGCCTTCGTTGAGGTGGAATGTGCTGATTTCCTGATAACCCAGAGCCCGGAGCATCCTGACGCCTCCGATACCCAGAATCACTTCCTGTGAGATCCGGTAATGATCATCCCCGCCGTACAAAGAGTGGGTCAGCCCCCTGTCCCACTCCGAATTTTCGGCAAGGTCCGCATCCAGAAAATAGATGGGAACCACGTAGCCGCTCAAGCACTGGGCATCGTAGCGCCAGGCCCGAAGGTGCACGGTCCGCCCTTCCACGGTGACCTGGGCGCGAGCGGACTCCTCTTCCAGCAACTCATCAAAAGCCCAGGAGGTGGGTTCCTCCCGCTGCCACCCGTCGGCTTCCAGTCGCTGCCTGAAATAGCCCTTGCGATAGAGAAGCGTGACCGCAACCATCGGCACCTTGAGGTCCGCTGCCGAACGGATCGTGTCTCCGGCCAGTACCCCCAGGCCACCGCTATACGTACATATTTTTTCGTCAATGCCAATTTCCATGGAAAAATAAGCCACTGAGCGATCTTTGATGTCCTGATTCATGTCTTTCTCCTGATGCTGGCAAGGTTCCGGGAGTTTCTCCAGGATTCATGAGGCCGGGTGCGTACGCTCTTGATTTTAAGGAGTGAAACTCTCATGGCCGTCACCCCGCGCTGTGCATGTGTTCTTCAAGATCCTGAAACCATGCTTTCATATAACCTCTCGGCATCCTCCCGCCTACATAGCTCCGATCCCGGGGTCATGACGGCTGCCGAACCGGTCGCCACTCCGAAAAGGACGGATTCCCTGAGCGGGTTTCCTCGGGCAAGGCTCAAGGTGACACCGGCAACCATGCTGTCTCCGGCCCCGACCTTGCTGACAATGGGCACGGTAGGCGGCAGGATGTGTTCGGTAAATTCCTCCGAAACCACCAGGGCGCCTGCCGCACCGAGAGAAATAATGAGCACCTCGCACCGGCCGCTCTTGACCATTTTCTGGGCCTCGGCCTTGATCTGCGATTCCTCTTTGATCTCTTCGCCGACCAGTTCCCTGAATTCGCGGACATTGGGTTTGATCAAAAACACCCCTTCATCCAGCGCTTCCTTCAAGGCTTTACCCGAAACGTCCACAATGGTTTTTGCCCCCCTTTTCTTTCCGATACGCGCGACCTGTGCATAAAAGTCAGTAGGCACGCCCTGCGGAAGGCTTCCGCTTGCCACAACATAATTGGGTGCGGGGTCGATGGCAGCAAGTTCCTGAAGAAATGACTCCCATTCGTTTTCCTTCAGTTTTGGTCCCGGCATTCCAAAGCGGTACTGCTGGCCGGTCGATTCATCCAAAATGACCAGACTCTCGCGGATCATTCCCGCGATGGGAAATGACCGATGGTTCAGCCCGTCTTCGTCCAGAAGTTCCTGAAGCCTCTTGCCTGTCATTCCCCCTGCGGGATAAAGGAGCTGGGATTTTCCTCCCAGTTTTTTGATGGCCCGACAGACATTAACCCCTCCGCCTCCTGGCTCGAAACGTGGCGGCTTGCAGTAGAGTTTTCGCTCTGCAACGACGTGATCAACACTTGAGCTCTTGTCGATCGTTGGATTTAAAGCAATGGATACAATGGTTTTCATGATTATAAACTCCCTGATCACCAACCCGATGCCGAACTTTCCGTAAGTTTGAAACCACTCTTGCGGAATCTCATATCGTCAACACGATGATCGACGAGATAAGCTTCGATTTTTCAACAAATTTATCTGAAGCCGAACCAGTCGTATCTCATCCAGTAGCATAGAATCATGGTCCCGAAAAGCAGATAGGCTCGCAAAAGGAGCTGCGGCGATTTTTGGCACACGGCCACCGCTTTTGCTTGCTCCAGCGCGGTGGGTAACCTTTCAGCTTTTTCTCATGAACATTCAGGATGATACCCAGCATAACGGCGCATGAAACGAGCCAGCGCCACTTGGCGTTGCGCTTTCTCATGTGATTTCAAAGCGATGCATAGGTTGATCGAGGATGAGAAATTAATAGCTAGATTCGAGAAGGTGCGCGCTACTACAACGTCAACTTGAGATGATATACCGGAAGGTCACTATCGCCGCAGCAGCCAGCGAAAAAAGCCTGAAACAAGAATGGTGAAAAAATCTGGATGTAAAAAATAAACGGAAACTATAAAGAATAGCAATCAAAAAAAATGTTCCCGCATCATTTATTGAATATTGCACGCATGGACACTGTCACAGCAAGCTTCAGCAAACCATTTGCGTCACTTTTGCGCATTCGATCGCATTCAATTGTTAAGAAAGATCCTTGCATGTGGGCATTTCGGTCAAGTCAACGGCATGGGAATATGGAATGAGCGCCCCGGTGGCGCAACGCAGCCAGATTGCTTCGCGGTGCGAGGCATCGTAGACGCCCTTGTTGGTCGGAAAAGTCCGGGCCACGGCTGCGATAAGGGCCGTTTCCGCTTTGCTGAGTGGTGAAGCGCTGGTCATGTCGGCCTTGAGTATCTCATCAACCAGATCCCGATAATTGTTCAGTTGAGGGCCCATCGGTAAAGCGGCGTACGTAGCCCCAGTCATCCCGCGGCCCAGATCCCTGAATGCGGCCATGTCGGCGTACCAGAGGTATTTAGCCGCATAGAGCATGCGGTCATCCTTTTTCAACAAAGGACGCTTCAGGAGATCCGCAAAGGTTTCAAGAACCAAACGAATTCGCGGGATGGAAAATTCACGGTTGCCAGTGTGCTCACTGCATGAATTGTCCAGCAGAAACGATCGCAGCAGGGTGTCCATCGACTTGCTCTGAACAACGCCGGTTTCCCAACGCTTGATACTGGCGACTCCGACCTCCAGGGCATCCGCCAGTGCCTGTTGCGACAAGCCCTTTTCCTGACGCAGTCGGCGAATATCTTCGCTTCCGAGCAAACCAACGATTTTCCGGTATGCATCGGCAAGCCGCTCCTGCATGACCGCCGCTTCTTCGATGTCAGCCAACTCAAGCCCGCATTCGGAGCACTGTTGCAACGTTGCAGTGTATGTAACCTCAACGCCTTTAAACAAAACATGCTCTTCAATCTCGATTTGTCTTACAAAACCCTGACAGTTGGGGCACGTCGTTGCCATATCCTGATTTTTCATGGACTTCTCCATTTAATTCGCGGCACTGTTTGAGACATGCAGCGAAACCAGATAAAAAAAATTATTCCGGAGTGAAAATTTGTAGTAAACACAGCGCTCAAATTTCGGACAGTTCAACGAAAAAGCCCACAAATCATGATTTAGTATGCATTCTTGGTAAGACTTTTGCGGAGGATGCTGACCTGCGTAGTGTTCCGGCCTTGTGTTATCCAGGAGATCCAATAAAACTTGCCGCAATTCATGTCCGATTGAATAGCCGAGTTGCAGCGCATGAGCGGTAATGATTCGGGGTTCAACAAGTTTAATGCGATTTTCGCGAACAGCGCTCAGAGCCGCGTGCAATTTGGTACTCAGTTCCTTGTGACTCGGTCGGTCCAAAACTCCCCCAAAAAATCCGAGGAGCAAAACCACGAACCTCGGGTGGATAATGGTATCAATTGATACCGCTGTCAAGTTGATAAACGCTCACACGCCAAAGATGTCATCCATGAAGCCGAGCCTGCCGTTAATCTTGGACCAGTCGGAATTCAAAACTGCTTTCGATCTGCCGCGCACGTCCCTCGAAATATTCGATCAGATTCTGGACAAGCTCTTTTTCATTCTTTTCGTATCTCGGAAGGTTGCAGACGACTTGCCTACAGCAAATTTCCATCGCGTACACGTGTGATCACAATCACGGCAAGCGCCAGAGACCTTGGTTCTCTGAAATACGGAAGCATCCCAGCATCGCAAATGCCGACATACTACCAAAGCAGTAGCGCCCCGCTCTCCCTTTTTTCAGGGACGCAAGCAGGAGTTCATCGCCGCCAACCGGCACCAAGACCTTGAGCACGAGCCCTTCGGCCGCCCCATCCAAAACATTGTTGACCAATGATTTTCGCCAAGGCATCAGCACCAGGAGCAGGAGGGATTTCATGAAAGCACGCACCCGTATCATGCAGACGCCGGATCTGGGGCTTCCGCCGACCAGAACCGTCAATCCGGAACTTCATCGCGGCTCGACCGTGTATTTCGACTCGTATGCGGATCTGCGCAGTGCCGGCCTTGGAGAATATGGCGGGGTCACCTATGGCACCGACAGGCTGCCGCAGCAGCGCATTCTCGAAAAGGCCATCGGCGAACTTGAGGGCGCGGCCCTGACCCGCGTCTTTCCCTCGGGCATCAGCGCCATAAGCGAAACCCTGCTGGCTTTTGTGCAGGGTGGGGACCATCTGCTCGTCTGCGACAATGTCTATGGACCGACCTTACGCTTCTGCCGTGAGGTCCTGGGCAAATTCGGCGTTCAGACCGATACCGTGCCGGGCAATGCGGGAGCGGACATCGCAGGCTACCTGCGTCCGAACACCCGGCTCATTTTCCTGGAATCGCCGGGCTCGAACACGTTCGAAATCCAGGACATACCAGCCATCACCGGCATCGCCCGCGAACGCGGCATCCTGACCGTCCTCGACAACACCTGGGCCACTCCCCTGTTCCTCGATCCGTTCGCCCTTGGCGTGGACATCTCCATCCATTCGGTCACCAAATATCTTTCCGGCCACTCGGACGTCCTGATGGGCTCGGTCTCGACCACCGCCGAACACGCCCAAACCCTGGACAAGGCTTACGCCTGCCGGGAAATCTACGGTTCGCCCGACGACTGCATGCTGACCCTGCGCGGCCTAAAGACCCTGCATGTCCGCATGAGGGAGCACTTCGCCTCGGCCCTTAAGGTGGCGCAGTGCCTGCAAGACCATCCGCTGGTCGGCGACGTGCTCTATCCGCCCCTGCCCTCGCACCCTGAACACCATCTCTGGAAGCGCGACTTCAGCGGCGCGTCCGGCCTTTTCGGCATTACCTTGCGTCACGAATATGCCCCGGAAGCTCTGGGCGCGTTTCTGGACTCTCTTGGTCTTTTTGGGATGGGATTCAGTTGGGGAGGATACAAGAGCCTGATCACGGCCGGAGTGCCCGCAAGAAATCTGGGCGGCCGCCATCATGGGCAAACGATCATCCGCCTGCATATCGGACTCGAAGATCCGGAGGATCTGATGGTAGATCTGCGGCACGGGCTGTCGCTGCTTGAAAAACAGACACCACTTGAATGATGCGCCCGTCAGACCCGGCGACTGGCCATGACGTGACGCCATGGGCTCCGCATATCCGGGCGCTTCCGTCAGACCCGGCAAAGGGAGCCTTCGTCCGGCCGTTTTCAAACCTCCTTAAAGCCCCACCTTGTAGCGTTTCATCTGGCTCCAGACGCTGGTGCGGGAGATTCCCAGAATCCGCGCCGCTTCGGACTGGTTTCCGTTTGCCTCGCGCAGGGCCTGCACCAGGCGCTCCCTCTTGATTTCATCCAGGCTTCTGGCCCCGACATCGGCAGGGGCGCACACGACTGCCTCGCTCATGAGCTCCGTCGGCAGGTCACGGGGTTCGATCATGTCCGTCTTGCAGGCCACGAAAGCGTATTCGAAGGCGCTCCTGAGCTCGCGCACGTTGCCCGGCCACGGGTGGCGCAGGAGCAGATCCATGGCCTCGCGCGAGATGCCCTGCACCTTCTTGCCGGACTTGAGCTGCATGCGCAGGAAAAACGAGGAGGCCAGCAGCGGAATGTCCTCGCGGCGCTCGCGCAGCGGTGGGATGCGGATGGGGATGACGTTGATGCGATAGTACAGGTCCTGGCGGAACAGGTTCCTGGCAATGAGGTCCGGCAGGTCGCGGTTGGTGGCGGTCAGAATCCGGGCCTGAACCGGGATGGACTTGTGGTCGCCCACGCGCTCGATGACCTTCTCTTCAAGCACGCGCAGGAGCTTGACCTGGGTACTGGCGGGCAGATCGCCGATCTCGTCCAGAAAGATGTCGCCGTCGCCCGCGCTCTCGAAGCGCCCCATGCGGTCCTTGTGCGCCCCGGTGTAGGCGCCCTTGACATGCCCGAAGAGCTCGCTTTCCAGAAGCGACTCGTTGAGCGCCGCGCAATTGACCTTGATGAAAGGCTTGTCCCGGCGTGGTCCGGCTTCATGGATGGCCTTGGCCACCAGCTCCTTGCCGGTGCCGCTCTCGCCATAAATGATGACCGGAGAGTCGATCTGCGCCACGCCGTCGATAAAGTCGAAGACCTGCTGCATGTTCGCGGCCCGGCCCACGATGCCGTGAAAGGAGTCTTCGCGTGAGATCTCGCGCCGGAAGGTCTCAAGCTGCTGCTCCTTGTCCACAAGGTCGGAGATGTCCGTCATGGTCTCCACCGCCCCGATTATCTCGCCGTCCCTGTCCTTGAGCACCGAGGCATTCTTGACCACGGGCACGCGGGAACCGTCCTTGCGCATCAGGGCGCACTGCTGCTTGCGCAGCTCTCCCTTCTTGAACATCACGCACCAGTGACACTCCGGAATCCCGCGTGCCAGCTCGCAGGACGAGCAGCCGAGGATCGTGCACGAAGCCCCGATAAGCTCATCGCGGGCATACCCCGTCATGCTCACCAGCCCCTCGTTGACGGACACGATCTTGCCGTCCGGCGTGACGATCATGATCCCGTCCTGAATGGTGTTGACCACGGTCTTCCAGTATTGATTCAGATCCTCGTCCATCCCCTTCGCTCCATGCCACCTGTTTTATTTGTGAACAAACAACCTGTTAAGGTGTTTAGTTAATGAACATGCAAAACGCAACAGCGAAGCGCCAATCAAGCATTTTGAATCGCCTACACGCACATTTAAAATAATTATTTCGGCATGATAAGCATAATTAAAATCTCGGGATCACCAAAAGGAAATTCTGGCACGCCGCTGGCTATGGGAGAAATGTCGGCGCGGCCCGGCGCATGAGGATGACTGCCATGACCAAGTTAGACATGCGGAACACAATGGATTTTTTCGGGATGCTGACAGCGTGCGCACTGATCAAAAGGCTTGAAGCCGGTGAGTCCATGCTGATCCTGGCCAATGACAGGGCTTTTCTGCCCGATCTGCGCAGAGTGCACCCGGAGTGCAGTTTTCAGCTGGTCCCACCTCATGAATTGAAGGAAGGAGACGATTATCTGTTTCAGGTCAGAAAAATCTGAACCAGGCAGACTTCTCAACCCAAATCGCAAGGAGCAAGCCATGTCTACAGTAACAGTCAATTGCCCGTATTGTCAGGAAAGCATGACCGTAAATCAGGGAGACGACTATGCCCCGCAATTCCACGCATGCCGCAAATGCAGACGCAAGTTCATCGTGGAGCGCGGAGCGAACAGGGTAAAGGTCATGAAGGAAAAGGAAGCTCCGTGCATGAGCAATCCGGACTGCCGGGAAATTGAAACCAGCGCCACGTGTGAAGAATAGCAACACAAAAATGAACAAGGAAGAAAGGTGATGTGGAAGATACTGCAGACGATATCTAAAAATCTGGTCTTGGCCATCCCCACAGTCATGATCCTGGGATTCGTGAGTGGGCTCCTGGGTGACGCGGCATGGCTCAAGAATCTCATCGTGCCCTTCACCTTTCTGATGGTCTACCCGATGATGGTCACGCTGAAGATCAATCAGGTCTTTTCCGGCGGTGATCTGAAGGCACAGATCGTCACCCAGATCGTCAATTTCGCCATCGTTCCCTTCATGGCCTTTGGAGTGGCCTGGATCTTCTTCCGCGACCAGCCGTACATGATGCTCGGCATCGTGCTCGCCGGTCTGGTGCCGACCAGCGGCATGACCATCTCCTGGACCGGCTTCGCGGGAGGCAATGTCGCCGCCGCCGTGAAGATGACGGTCATCGGGCTCACGCTGGGTTCCCTGGCCACGCCGTTCTACGTGCGCTCCCTGCTCGGGGCGAGCATCGAGATGGATGTCAGCGCCGTCTTTTCCCAGATCGCACTCATCGTCTTCCTGCCCATGGCTCTTGGCTACGCCACGCAGCGACTGCTGATCCGCGTTTATGGCCAGAAAACATTCGCCGAACGTCTGGGACCGCGCTTTCCCGCCCTGTCCACCCTCGGCGTGCTCGGCATCGTGTTCATCGCCCTGGCGCTCAAGGCCAGGACCATCATGGGCGCGCCCGCCATGCTGCTGCAGATCCTCGCGCCCCTGGCGATCATCTATGGAGTGAATTTCGCCCTGAGCACCGTCCTGGGACGAATCATCCTGCCACGAGGCGACGCCATCGCCATGGTTTACGGCACCGTCATGCGCAACCTTTCCATCGCGCTGGCAGTAGCCATCAACGCCTTCGGATCCCAGGGTTCCGACGCGGCCCTGGTCGTGGCCATGGCCTACATCATCCAGGTACAGAGCGCCGCCTGGTACGTGAAGCTGACCGATCGCCTCTTCGGACCGGCACAGCCAAAAGGCATTTTTACTCCCCAAACCGCAAGCAGGAGCTGACACCATGCTGCCCGAATATAAACGCATTCTCTATGCAACGGACCTCTCCGAAAGCGCGCGCATGGCCCTGCGGCACGCCGTTTCCCTCGCCAACTGCCATGGAGCGGCCATGACAATCCTGCATGTCGTTCCGGATCTGGTCGAGCTCATGAGCGGGGACGCGGGTTTTGACATTGAAAGCCATTTCAGCCGCGCCGAGTGGGAAACGATCAATGCCACGGCCACAACCAGGGCCAAGGAAAAAGCGCGCGAAAGGGTGCGCGAGATGGCCTCCGAATGCGCCACGGACAATCCCCGCTGCCCGGTGTCCGGGGCCGAACTCAAAATCCAGACCGGAGACCCGGCCAAACGCATCCTGGCCGAAATACAAACCGGAAACTATGATCTGGTGGTCATGGGAGCTCATGGTCGCGGAACATTCATGGACATGCTGCTTGGATCCGTGGCAAACAAGGTCGTAAGGCTCAGTCCGGTGCCGGTACTGACTGTGCGCCTCCCCGTGGAGAAAGCGACAGGATGAGTCGACAGCGTACGGGAAAAGGCAGGATCCCCGCCTGCGCGGGGATGACGTCCCTGACTCGCCTTCGAATTGTGAAGATTTCGGCAGGCAGGATCCCCGCCTGCGCGGGGATGACGTCGGGGAGGGACGGCTGGATTCTGGATATTTCCGGATTGCCGCAATGGCGGATACCGTTTTTACAGACACAAGACGCGGCACCGCAGTGAGCGCGGTCGACGCCCTTGTACACTGTCATCTCCGCGCAGGCGGCGATCCATTCCTTTGAACATCAGACTACGAATACTTTGGAGAAACGCATGAAAGTCAACCGCAGATCCTTCCTCGCCTCCGGCCTCGCCGTTGCAGCAGGGGCCGCCCTGGGCCCGGCGAAGGCGCGCGCCCAAGGCGCCCGGGCCGAAGAGGTCGAACTGGCCACGCTGCTGGACCTGTCCAAATGCATCGCCTGCGGCGCGTGCGTGGAAGCCTGCCGCGAGACCAACGGACACAAGTTCCCGCAGCCGAAAAAACCCTTCCCCAAGATGTATCCATCCAAGGTCAAGGCCGCGGACTGGTCGGATCGCCAGGATGTGGACGACCGCCTGACTCCCTACAACTGGCTCTACATCCAGACGGCCACGGGTGAATACAACGGCAGGCCCTTTGAGCTCAACATCCCAAGACGCTGCCTGCACTGCCAGAATCCGCCCTGCGCCAACCTCTGCCCGTGGGGTTCCGCTTCCAAGGACAGCCGGGGCATAGTCAGCATCAACGACGAAATTTGTCTGGGCGGCTCCAAGTGCAAGGATGTCTGCCCCTGGCACATCCCCGAGCGCCAGACCGGCGTGGGCCTTTACCTCAAGCTCGCGCCGAGCTTCGCGGGCAACGGCGTCATGTACAAGTGCGACCGCTGCCGGGACCGGGTGGCCCTGGGTGAAACCCCGGCCTGCATCGAAGCCTGCCCCGAAGGGGTCCAGACCATCGGCCCGCGGGACGAAATCCTGGCTCAGGCCCGTGAACTGGCCCGGCGCACCGGCGGCTTCATCTACGGCGACACGGAAAACGGCGGCACCAACACCTTTTACGTCTCCCCCGTGCCCTTCGACGTTCTGGATCAGGCCATTGAAAAGGGTCCGGGCAAGCCGCATCTGGCTTCGGCCGGCAACCCGTTCGAAAAAGAGGAGCTGCTGGCGCGCGCCGTCTATGCGGCGCCCCTCGTCGGAGTCATGGCCGGCGTGCTGCATCTGGTGCGCGGGGCCACCTCGGAGGACGACAATGAATAAGCTCACCCTGCTCTTTCGCCTGACCGTGGTCGCGCTGCTGTTCACGGGCTTCGCCCAGATGCCCATCTTCGCCCGCTATTATCTGGCGGACGTACCGGGCTTCGCATGGACGGCGGACTACTATTTCAACCACGTGCTGCATTATATCCTGGCCATCGTGCTGCTGGCCATTCTTGGCTGGCGGCTGCCCCGCATCCTGACCCGCAAGTCCTGGACGGCAATGGGTGTCATCGTTGGCCTCTGCTGGGCAGGCATCGTCGTGACCGGCATCATCCGAGTCATGAAGAACCAGCCGGAGAGCTATTTCTCTCCCACGCTGGTCATGTGGGTGGACTGGAGCCATCTCGGATTTGTCATGCTTCTTGGAGCGGCGAGCCTGATCCGTTCAAGAGCCCGGCCCGCATCCCTGAAAAGGTGATCCAGGCAAAAACCTAACATATCACTTTAAGTTTTTTCGGCGGATTCATTCCTGCCAACATGACGCGCACCGGGCGATCGGGGGCGTGGCGGGGGCTCTTGTTTCAAAATTCAACCAATTTGACCAAAAGGAGACGAATATGATTGCCAAACGCATTGTCGTGATCGGAGGAACCGCCGCCGGACCAAAGGCAGCGGCCCGGGCCAGCCGTCTTGATCAGAACGCGGAGGTCATCCTCCTGCAGAAGGCCCCGGAGCTGTCCATGGCATCCTGCGGATATCCCTACTACGTGTCGGGAATGTTCAAGGAGCGCGAAAAGCTGCTGTGCACCCCCTCCGGCGTAGTTCGCGACCCGGCCTTCTTTGCCGGCGCCAAGGGCATCACCGCCATGGTCGAGACCGAGGCCGTGAGCATCGATCGTGAGAGCAAGGTCGTGAGCTGGATCAATGCCGCCGGAAACAATGGCCTCCTGGCCTATGACAAGCTCATCCTGTGCACCGGCTCCGTGCCCAAGATGCCTCCCATCCCCGGACGCGACCTCAAGGGCGTGACTACCCTGCACTCCATGGCCGACGCCGACGCCATGCGCAGCTGGGCCGAGCATTCCAGCGGCAAGAAGGCCGTGGTCATCGGCGGCGGACTCATCGGCATGGAGGCCTGCGAGGCCCTGTGCCATGCGGGTGTCGATGTCACCGTGGTCGAGGCCCTGCCGCAAATTCTCGGCTTTCTGGATACGGAATTGGCGCTGCTGGTGGAGAATCATGCCCGCGCCAAGGGTGCAAAGATCATTACCGGCGTCGGCCTGTCGGCCCTTGAAGGCGAAAACGGACAGATCGGCTCCGCTCGGCTGGCAGATGGACGGGTGCTGCCCTGCGACCTGGTGGTCATGGCCATCGGCGTGGCTCCCAACACGGCCCTGGCCAAGGCCGCGGGCCTTGAAATCGGTGCATTCGGCGGCATCGCAGTCAACGACTTCATGGCCACCTCGGACCCAAACATCTACGCCGCCGGTGACTGCGTCGAGATCACCAACCGTCTCACCGGCAAGAAGATGCTTGCGCCCTACGGCGACCTGGCCAATCTGGAAGGCCGCGTGGCCGGAGAGAACGCGGTGCTCGGCGATTCGGTGCGCTTCCCCGGGACCATCGGCAGCGGCATCTGCAAGGTCTTCGACTTCACCGCCGCGTCCACAGGTCTCTCCGAACGCCGCGCCAGGGAGGCGGGCTTCGACGTGGTCACGGCCATCAACGCCAGCCCCGACAAGCCCGGCTTCATGGGCGCCAAACCCCTGGTCTCCAAGATGGTCGCGGATCGCGCCACGGGCCGCATCCTCGGATTCGCCTGCGTGGGTCCCGGCGACGTGAACCGTCAGGCCTCGGAAATGGCCGTGGCCGTGGCCGCGGGCTGGACCGTGGACGAGATGGCCATGGCCGACCTGCCCTACGCGCCGCCCTACTCCCAGGCCATCGACCATGCCATCGCCACCGCGCACATCCTGCAGAACAAGATGCGCGGACTCATGACCGGCATCTCCAGCGTCGAGGCCAAGGCCCTGTTCGATGCGGGCGGTCCGCTCTACATCCTGGACGTGCGCGGCCACGATGAATTCAAGGAAAATCAGCTCGGCCGGGGCGAAACGCTCATCCCGCTCGGCCAGTTGCGCGGACGCGTGAGTGAATTGCCCCAGGACAAAAACGCGACCATCCTCTCTTTCTGCAAAGTCTCCATGCGCGGCTACGAAGCCCAACGCATTCTCGAAAGCGCTGGCTACACCGACGTACGGGTCATGGAAGGCGGCCTCATGGCCTGGCCCTACACCAACGAACAATAGTTTCTCCGCCCTTTAACTGATTGAAAAATTGAAAATTCGCAGACGCAGCAGATCGCCCTTTTGGGGCGGCCTGTTAAAGAAAACGAAAGCCCCCGGACAGATTGGCTGTCCGGGGGCTTTTGTCTGTTGATTCAAGGGGCTTTTGCCGCGTCCACGCAATTTTCACGCGGCAGGACATCAGCTGACTGTCGAAAAAATCCAAATTTGCAGGCTGTTGTCGCGGCGTAAGGGTTGCCCTGGAATCGGAAGAATCCCCCTGTCCCGCTACTCCACTTCTCCCCAAGCTCTGGCGCTGCGCTCAACCTTCTTGCGCACGCCCGTCCAGTCCGTTTCGTGCGCAAACATGGACTCCGGCAGGGCGACCAGCATTTTTTCGTACAGACTCAAGGGGACCGTGAACGTCAGTTCGTCGGTTTTCATGAATTTTCTCGCAGACGGATCCATCCCGCCGAGCACGGCCTTTTCCACACCCTGCGTCTGGTAGTACAGCGGCCAGCCGATTATGTTGGTGCAGCCTGCGCCAAAGGGCGATGCCACGCAGTCCATGTCGCCCGTGGTAAACACCGCCTGGACGAAAAGCCCTGTCAGCACTTCGGGCCGGGCGAAAAAGATGACGAACTCGGGCTCGTCGCCGTCCGTAAACTGCGACAGGGGCTTGAAAATGCAGTATTTGGCAGGAGCCTTGCGCGGATTCACCTTCTCCATGAAGGCCCGCATGGCGTCGGGCCCCGGCATGTACCGCTCGCCGTGCATGGGCGTGCCCGCAAAGCCCGTTGACACGTAATGTTCGATGAAGCGCAGATGCGGCTTCATCATCGAACAATAGTACACGCCGCCCGGACAGCCGTATTCCTCGGCGGAAATGAACGCCGCCCCCTTCTTTTTTCGGGCCAGCCAGATATTGCCCATGACACAGGAAAAGGTCTTCATGACCGCCAGCATATTGAGCTCTCTTCGATCCTCCAATTCACGCGAGATGGGAGTGCCCGGCTTCGGACCGTATGCGTTGTCCGGCTTCGTGTCCGAATAGTAGACGCCGAAGAGCTCCTCGCGGAGTCCGAGATGCTCCATGAAGG
Encoded proteins:
- a CDS encoding DUF169 domain-containing protein → MAMEFILGGTATFMEHLGLREELFGVYYSDTKPDNAYGPKPGTPISRELEDRRELNMLAVMKTFSCVMGNIWLARKKKGAAFISAEEYGCPGGVYYCSMMKPHLRFIEHYVSTGFAGTPMHGERYMPGPDAMRAFMEKVNPRKAPAKYCIFKPLSQFTDGDEPEFVIFFARPEVLTGLFVQAVFTTGDMDCVASPFGAGCTNIIGWPLYYQTQGVEKAVLGGMDPSARKFMKTDELTFTVPLSLYEKMLVALPESMFAHETDWTGVRKKVERSARAWGEVE
- a CDS encoding FAD-dependent oxidoreductase encodes the protein MIAKRIVVIGGTAAGPKAAARASRLDQNAEVILLQKAPELSMASCGYPYYVSGMFKEREKLLCTPSGVVRDPAFFAGAKGITAMVETEAVSIDRESKVVSWINAAGNNGLLAYDKLILCTGSVPKMPPIPGRDLKGVTTLHSMADADAMRSWAEHSSGKKAVVIGGGLIGMEACEALCHAGVDVTVVEALPQILGFLDTELALLVENHARAKGAKIITGVGLSALEGENGQIGSARLADGRVLPCDLVVMAIGVAPNTALAKAAGLEIGAFGGIAVNDFMATSDPNIYAAGDCVEITNRLTGKKMLAPYGDLANLEGRVAGENAVLGDSVRFPGTIGSGICKVFDFTAASTGLSERRAREAGFDVVTAINASPDKPGFMGAKPLVSKMVADRATGRILGFACVGPGDVNRQASEMAVAVAAGWTVDEMAMADLPYAPPYSQAIDHAIATAHILQNKMRGLMTGISSVEAKALFDAGGPLYILDVRGHDEFKENQLGRGETLIPLGQLRGRVSELPQDKNATILSFCKVSMRGYEAQRILESAGYTDVRVMEGGLMAWPYTNEQ
- a CDS encoding 4Fe-4S dicluster domain-containing protein, with the translated sequence MKVNRRSFLASGLAVAAGAALGPAKARAQGARAEEVELATLLDLSKCIACGACVEACRETNGHKFPQPKKPFPKMYPSKVKAADWSDRQDVDDRLTPYNWLYIQTATGEYNGRPFELNIPRRCLHCQNPPCANLCPWGSASKDSRGIVSINDEICLGGSKCKDVCPWHIPERQTGVGLYLKLAPSFAGNGVMYKCDRCRDRVALGETPACIEACPEGVQTIGPRDEILAQARELARRTGGFIYGDTENGGTNTFYVSPVPFDVLDQAIEKGPGKPHLASAGNPFEKEELLARAVYAAPLVGVMAGVLHLVRGATSEDDNE